TGGCCTGAGGCCGAAGCACCCTGCGTGGTGATCCGCTCGGTGGGGCTCGCCGGTGGCGATGCCGAGCGCTTCGGCTTCGTGCTCGACGACATCGTCTCCGGCCCCGATCCCGCCATCGGCCGGTGCCTGGGGGCGCAAGGCATCACGGTGGCGGTCGAGCGTGCGCAGCGCGCGCTGGTGCGCGAGGGGTACGTGACCACCCGGGTGCTGGTCGGGCCGCAAGACCTCGCGCCCGGACGGCTGGTGCTGAGCGTGCTGCCCGGTCGGCTGCATGCCCTGCGTTTCGCCGCAGGCACCCGCCCGCGCGCCCGGGCGGTCAACGCGCTGCCGGTGCGCCCGGGCGATGTCCTCAACCTGCGCGACATCGAGCAGGGCCTGGAGAACTTCCGGCGATTGCCCAGCGTGGCGAGCGAGGTCTTCATCGAGCCCGCCGACGATGCGTCCGCGAGCGATCTGCGTATCGTCTGGCAGCAGGCGAAACCCTGGCGGCTGAACGCGTCGATCGACGACAGCGGCTCCCGGGCCACCGGCCGCTACATGGGCAGCGTCACGCTCAGCGTCGACCATGGCCTGACGCTCAACGACCTGTTCTACCTCACGCTCAACCACGACCTGGGCGGCGGCGAGCCGGGCATCCGCGGCAACAACGGCCACACGGCGCACTACTCGCTGCCCTGGGGCTACTGGCTGCTGGGCTTCACCGCCGCGCACAGCCAGTACCACCAGAACGTGGCGGGCCCGTTCGAGAACTTCGTCTACAGCGGCACCAGCGACAACGCCGAACTCAGCCTCACGCGGCTGCTGCGCCGCGATGCCCGGGGCAAGACCGGCATGGCCGTGAAGGCCTGGGCCCGGCGCGCCGACACCGCCATCGACGGCGCCGAGGTGGAGCCCCAGCGCCGCGCCACCGGGGGTTGGGAGCTGGGCCTCTTCCACCGCCAGGCGTTCGCCAGCGCCACGCTGGACCTGCAGCTGTCGCACCGGCGCGGAACCGCGGCGTTCAACGCCTTGCCGGCCCCTGAGCAGGTCGACGGTGAAGGCACATCGCGTCTGCGCGTGACCACGCTGGACACCAGCCTGCAGGCGCCGTGGCGCGCCGCCGGCCTGCGCGGCCGTGTGCAGACCACGCTGCGCGCCCAGCACAACGGCACCGCCTTGCCGGCGCCCGACCGCTTCGCCATCGGCGGGCGCTACACCGTGCGCGGCTTCGACGGCGAAACCAGCCTGTCGGGCGATCGCGGGGTGCTGCTGCGCAACGAGCTCGGTCTGTCGCTCGGTGCCTCGCCGCACGAGGCCTACCTGGGCCTGGACCACGGCCGCGTCGGTGGCCCATCGACCCGCTGGATGAATGGGCGCCGCCTCACGGGCGCGGTGGTCGGCCTGCGCGGCAGCGCCGGCGCTTGCGCCTACGACCTCTTCCTCGGCTGGCCGCTCCAGCGGCCCGCCACGTTCCACACGTCCAGCGCCACCGCCGGCTTCAGCCTGAGCGCCGCGTTCTGAACCGCCCTTGTCCCCATCGCCATCCGCACGCCCCATGCCCCCGACGCCGCCTCGCCGCCTCCTGTTTGCGCTCCTGCTGTCCGCCGGGGCCGCGCTCCACGCCCAGATCCTGGTCGACCGCAGCGCCCCCGGGCACCAGCGGCCCACCGTGCTCAGCGCCGCCAACGGGGTGCCCCTGGTCAACATCCAGACGCCGAGTGCGAGCGGGGTCTCGTTCAACCGCTACAGCCAGTTCGACATCGGCCCGGGCGGGGCGGTCCTCAACAACGGGTCGAGCGCTTCCAACACCCAGCTCGCCGGCTGGGTGTCGGGCAACCCCTGGCTGGGCAATGCGCCCGCGCGCGTCATCGTCAACCAGGTCAATTCGCAGAACCCCAGCTACCTCAACGGGCCGATCGAGGTGGCGGGGCAGCGGGCCGAGGTGGTGGTGGCCAACCCGGCCGGCCTGAGCGTCAACGGCGGCCGGTTCATCAATGCGCAGGGCGTCACGCTCGTCACCGGCACACCGGTCATCACCGATGGCGCGCTCGAGGCGTTTCGCGTCACCGGCGGCAGCGTGTTCATCGGCGAGCTGGGGCTGGACCTCAGCAGCGCCGACCACGCCCGCATCCTGGCCCGGGCCATGGCCATCAACGGCGGCCTGTGGGCGAACCGGCTCACGGTGGTCACCGGCAGCAAC
This is a stretch of genomic DNA from Hydrogenophaga crocea. It encodes these proteins:
- a CDS encoding ShlB/FhaC/HecB family hemolysin secretion/activation protein; its protein translation is MRLFRFVFSAWPFAPRIGVRIGVCLGLFAALQGALASPPAAAERAEAEQRRIDERARQQRELLQPRADAPQRPDLALPALDWPEAEAPCVVIRSVGLAGGDAERFGFVLDDIVSGPDPAIGRCLGAQGITVAVERAQRALVREGYVTTRVLVGPQDLAPGRLVLSVLPGRLHALRFAAGTRPRARAVNALPVRPGDVLNLRDIEQGLENFRRLPSVASEVFIEPADDASASDLRIVWQQAKPWRLNASIDDSGSRATGRYMGSVTLSVDHGLTLNDLFYLTLNHDLGGGEPGIRGNNGHTAHYSLPWGYWLLGFTAAHSQYHQNVAGPFENFVYSGTSDNAELSLTRLLRRDARGKTGMAVKAWARRADTAIDGAEVEPQRRATGGWELGLFHRQAFASATLDLQLSHRRGTAAFNALPAPEQVDGEGTSRLRVTTLDTSLQAPWRAAGLRGRVQTTLRAQHNGTALPAPDRFAIGGRYTVRGFDGETSLSGDRGVLLRNELGLSLGASPHEAYLGLDHGRVGGPSTRWMNGRRLTGAVVGLRGSAGACAYDLFLGWPLQRPATFHTSSATAGFSLSAAF